A genomic window from Terrisporobacter glycolicus ATCC 14880 = DSM 1288 includes:
- a CDS encoding GNAT family N-acetyltransferase yields the protein MSISRRGISKILAKEFYDDTLYTYILQNNKTRLKALGKFFYCYTNMYPTGTIVSPSKDAQAIGYIFYNKHNIKKSTQLYNLIKYSTKLISMMKHISIKEFIRFGKAIYNNSSAWIDEFVKGEFIHIDLIVVDEKYRNKGLAKEIIKSVFEEADKENIVVTLETQNLTNVHIYKHFGFEVVKKQQYEKLTQYCMIRKPNN from the coding sequence TTGAGCATATCCAGAAGAGGAATCTCAAAAATACTAGCAAAAGAATTTTATGATGACACACTATACACTTACATACTGCAAAACAACAAAACAAGATTAAAAGCACTGGGAAAATTTTTTTATTGCTACACAAATATGTACCCAACAGGAACCATAGTATCACCATCAAAAGATGCCCAGGCCATAGGATACATATTTTACAATAAGCACAATATAAAAAAATCAACCCAACTATATAACTTAATAAAATATTCAACAAAGCTTATATCAATGATGAAGCATATATCAATAAAAGAATTTATAAGATTTGGAAAAGCCATATACAACAATTCATCAGCATGGATAGACGAATTTGTAAAAGGTGAATTTATACACATAGACCTAATAGTTGTGGATGAAAAATACAGAAATAAAGGATTAGCTAAGGAAATAATAAAAAGTGTTTTTGAAGAGGCAGACAAAGAAAATATAGTGGTCACACTGGAAACACAAAATCTTACCAATGTTCATATATATAAACATTTTGGTTTTGAAGTAGTAAAGAAGCAACAATATGAAAAGTTAACACAATATTGTATGATAAGAAAACCTAATAATTAG
- a CDS encoding LPD28 domain-containing protein, giving the protein MQPVNFKDIEFEPITICGIEGPFTSLRVDKYTISEGYNKYSIRHSDEGDQWFCTLEKFVLANHCGDFITKEDIHINHCIYIEENYSFK; this is encoded by the coding sequence ATGCAACCAGTAAATTTTAAAGACATAGAATTTGAACCCATTACCATATGTGGAATAGAAGGACCATTTACTAGTCTAAGAGTTGACAAATATACAATATCAGAAGGGTACAATAAATACTCCATAAGACACAGTGACGAAGGAGACCAATGGTTTTGCACACTAGAAAAATTCGTGTTGGCAAATCATTGTGGTGATTTTATAACAAAAGAAGATATACATATCAACCACTGTATTTATATAGAAGAGAATTACAGTTTTAAATAA
- the dndC gene encoding DNA phosphorothioation system sulfurtransferase DndC, with protein sequence MAANFLDENSIESIYDEMQAVYLNDNRPWIIGYSGGKDSTVCTELTFRMLMRLPKEKRIKPVYIVSSDTLIENPVILNFLNYNIKKINESAKELDLPVEATVVQPESTNTYWSNIIGKGYPTPKSIQYRWCTERLKIKPSNDFIKKQLEKEDVVVILGVRKDESIARKARIEKREIDGYLLTPHKTLRSKNKLAYVYTPIVDFTTADVWDVLVNSNENTVPTPDDIFDHPATCWGTDTMELFNLYLKGTGDSGECPFIADESTAKSSCGNSRFGCWICTVVKEDKSLNGFIESGHDELKPLVEFRKWILENRDIPENRKMHKRNGAVIKRDGRIMMGPFTFEARQKILIKLLETQIEMQKFYPELELITLDELKAINDIWDDEEDLTSATLLKIYKEVIGKELPWSEYKKPMFDPSTLDIVNQKCSEYKVDTDLFSKLLIDSNKFKHFSNNTKLKNSVNKILNQQWLHQDIVEKIEAESSKELNYED encoded by the coding sequence ATGGCTGCTAATTTTTTAGATGAAAATTCAATAGAAAGTATATACGACGAAATGCAAGCCGTATATCTTAATGATAATAGACCTTGGATTATAGGTTATAGTGGTGGAAAAGATAGTACAGTTTGCACAGAGTTAACATTTAGGATGTTAATGAGACTTCCTAAAGAAAAAAGAATTAAACCAGTTTATATCGTATCGTCAGATACATTAATAGAAAATCCAGTTATCCTAAACTTTTTAAATTATAATATAAAAAAAATAAATGAAAGTGCTAAGGAATTAGATTTACCAGTTGAGGCTACAGTTGTTCAACCTGAATCAACTAATACTTACTGGTCTAATATAATCGGTAAAGGATACCCAACGCCAAAATCTATACAATATAGATGGTGTACAGAAAGACTTAAAATTAAGCCTTCTAATGACTTTATAAAAAAACAATTAGAAAAAGAAGACGTTGTTGTAATACTTGGTGTACGTAAAGATGAAAGTATTGCAAGAAAAGCGAGAATAGAAAAAAGAGAAATCGATGGTTATCTTTTAACACCTCATAAAACATTAAGAAGTAAAAACAAATTAGCATATGTTTATACACCTATAGTTGATTTTACTACTGCTGATGTTTGGGACGTTTTAGTTAACTCTAACGAAAATACAGTTCCTACTCCTGATGATATATTTGACCATCCAGCTACTTGTTGGGGAACAGATACTATGGAGTTATTTAACTTATACCTTAAAGGTACTGGTGATTCTGGAGAATGTCCATTTATAGCTGATGAGTCAACTGCAAAAAGTAGTTGTGGTAATAGTAGATTTGGATGTTGGATTTGTACTGTAGTTAAAGAAGACAAATCTTTAAACGGATTTATAGAATCTGGACATGATGAACTAAAACCACTTGTTGAGTTCAGAAAATGGATATTAGAAAACAGAGATATTCCTGAAAATAGAAAAATGCATAAAAGAAATGGTGCTGTTATAAAAAGAGATGGAAGGATAATGATGGGACCTTTTACTTTTGAAGCAAGACAAAAGATTTTAATAAAATTATTAGAAACTCAAATTGAAATGCAAAAGTTTTATCCTGAACTTGAGTTAATAACATTAGATGAACTTAAAGCAATAAATGATATATGGGATGATGAAGAAGACTTAACATCTGCTACTCTTTTAAAAATTTACAAAGAAGTAATAGGAAAAGAACTTCCATGGTCAGAATATAAAAAGCCTATGTTTGATCCTTCTACTCTTGATATAGTAAATCAAAAATGCAGTGAGTATAAAGTAGATACTGACTTATTTAGTAAATTATTAATTGACTCTAATAAATTTAAACATTTTAGCAACAATACTAAATTAAAGAACTCAGTTAATAAAATATTAAATCAACAATGGCTACATCAAGATATAGTAGAAAAGATCGAAGCAGAAAGTAGCAAGGAGCTAAATTATGAAGATTAA